One genomic window of Cupriavidus oxalaticus includes the following:
- a CDS encoding enoyl-CoA hydratase family protein, which produces MTEIALDMRHHKRSFAGYEPRHFLWSVSDDGKVGTITLNRPERKNPLTFDSYAELRDLFRALCYASDIKAVVVTGAGGNFCSGGDVHEIIGPLTQMTMPELLDFTRMTGDLVKAMRACPQPVISAVDGICAGAGAMMALASDMRLGTAQARTAFLFVRVGLAGADMGACSLLPRVIGQGRASELLYTGRAMNAEEGLQWGFFNALHPSEAVLAQAQALAAQLAAGPTFAHGVTKKLLHQEWNMGLDEAIEAEAEAQAICMQTRDFRRAYDAFVAKSKPVFEGD; this is translated from the coding sequence ATGACTGAAATCGCACTCGACATGCGCCACCACAAGCGCAGCTTTGCCGGCTACGAACCGCGGCACTTCCTGTGGTCGGTGTCCGACGACGGCAAGGTCGGCACCATCACGCTGAACCGGCCGGAGCGCAAGAACCCGCTGACGTTCGACTCCTATGCCGAGCTGCGCGACCTGTTCCGCGCGCTGTGCTACGCCAGCGACATCAAGGCGGTGGTGGTCACCGGCGCCGGCGGCAATTTCTGCTCGGGCGGCGACGTGCACGAGATCATCGGGCCGCTGACGCAGATGACCATGCCCGAACTGCTCGACTTCACGCGCATGACCGGCGACCTGGTCAAGGCGATGCGCGCGTGCCCGCAGCCTGTGATCAGCGCGGTCGACGGCATCTGTGCCGGCGCGGGCGCGATGATGGCGCTGGCTTCGGACATGCGGCTGGGCACGGCGCAAGCCAGGACCGCGTTCCTGTTCGTGCGCGTTGGGCTGGCTGGCGCCGACATGGGCGCGTGCTCGCTGCTGCCGCGCGTGATCGGACAGGGGCGTGCCAGCGAGCTGCTCTATACCGGCCGCGCCATGAACGCGGAGGAGGGGCTGCAGTGGGGCTTCTTCAATGCGCTGCATCCGTCCGAGGCCGTGCTGGCACAGGCGCAGGCACTGGCCGCGCAGCTCGCCGCCGGGCCGACCTTCGCCCACGGCGTGACCAAGAAGCTGCTGCACCAGGAATGGAACATGGGGCTGGACGAGGCCATCGAAGCCGAAGCCGAAGCCCAGGCCATCTGCATGCAGACGCGCGATTTCCGCCGCGCCTACGATGCCTTCGTGGCCAAATCGAAGCCGGTGTTCGAAGGCGACTGA
- a CDS encoding transglycosylase SLT domain-containing protein translates to MKIGRLLAVVACAALLAACASTPTPPDADANGATAQTARRQDPLNSLSDKSALSSSSTINVDQGGLDWLRGPSNDIWDRIRRGFAMQDLEGTLVDDRTQWYAQRPEYMERMVGRSSRYLYHIVEELERRKMPTELALLPFVESAFNPQAQSSAKAAGMWQFIPSTGKSYNLKQNMFRDERRDVLASTDAALDYLQRLYDMFGDWHLALAAYNWGEGAVSRAIARNQARGLPTDYASLTMPNETRYYVPKLQAVKNIIANPAIYGVRLPEIPDHPYFVTVTTSRDIDVNLAAKLADMTLEEFKALNPSFNRPVILGASNPQILLPFDNAERFQYNLNTYRGGLSSWTAVTVDGRERVESLAARLNVDADTLREINSIPKGMRLKAGSTVMIPRSGRHDQDISASLADTAMLAMEPDLPDARRVVVRASRRDTVTSVARRYGVSPGQVQSWNKLSGTKLVAGQSLVLMVPVRGAGAVRAARAERADRAEREDRAERAERGSKGRIVRVSTQGGKAEPRKRITVEASPRRGTKAAPTAKVAREAKAAPVKASAKSSVKASSKGSKAR, encoded by the coding sequence ATGAAAATTGGTCGATTACTGGCGGTAGTTGCGTGTGCGGCGCTGCTTGCAGCCTGCGCCAGCACCCCTACGCCGCCTGACGCCGATGCCAACGGCGCGACCGCCCAGACTGCCAGGCGCCAGGATCCGCTCAATTCGCTCAGCGACAAGTCGGCGCTGTCATCCTCTTCCACCATCAATGTCGACCAGGGCGGCCTGGACTGGCTGCGCGGCCCGTCCAACGATATCTGGGACCGGATCCGGCGCGGCTTTGCCATGCAGGACCTGGAGGGCACGCTGGTCGATGACCGCACCCAGTGGTATGCGCAGCGCCCGGAATACATGGAGCGCATGGTCGGGCGGTCGAGCCGCTACCTGTACCACATCGTCGAGGAACTGGAACGCCGCAAGATGCCGACCGAGCTGGCGCTGCTGCCGTTCGTCGAGAGCGCGTTCAACCCGCAGGCCCAGTCCAGCGCCAAGGCCGCCGGCATGTGGCAGTTCATCCCCAGTACGGGCAAGTCATACAACCTGAAGCAGAACATGTTCCGCGACGAGCGCCGCGATGTGCTGGCCTCGACCGATGCCGCACTGGACTATCTGCAGCGGCTCTATGACATGTTCGGCGACTGGCACCTGGCGCTGGCCGCGTACAACTGGGGCGAGGGCGCGGTGTCGCGCGCGATCGCGCGCAACCAGGCGCGCGGGCTGCCGACCGACTACGCCAGCCTGACCATGCCCAACGAGACGCGCTACTACGTGCCGAAGCTGCAGGCGGTCAAGAACATCATCGCCAACCCGGCCATCTATGGCGTCAGGCTGCCGGAGATCCCGGACCATCCGTACTTCGTCACGGTGACCACGTCGCGCGATATCGACGTGAACCTCGCCGCCAAGCTGGCGGACATGACGCTGGAAGAGTTCAAGGCGCTGAACCCGTCGTTCAACCGCCCGGTGATCCTGGGGGCATCCAACCCGCAGATCCTGCTGCCGTTCGACAATGCCGAGCGCTTCCAGTACAACCTGAACACCTACCGAGGCGGGCTGTCGAGCTGGACCGCGGTCACGGTGGACGGGCGCGAGCGCGTCGAGTCGCTGGCGGCGCGGCTCAATGTCGATGCCGACACGCTGCGCGAAATCAACAGCATTCCCAAGGGCATGCGCCTGAAGGCCGGCTCGACCGTGATGATCCCGCGTTCGGGCCGCCACGACCAGGACATCAGCGCGAGCCTGGCCGACACCGCCATGCTGGCGATGGAGCCCGACCTGCCCGACGCGCGCCGCGTGGTGGTGCGTGCAAGCCGGCGTGATACGGTGACGTCGGTGGCGCGGCGCTACGGCGTGTCGCCGGGCCAGGTGCAGTCCTGGAACAAGCTGTCCGGCACCAAGCTGGTGGCAGGGCAGAGCCTGGTGCTGATGGTGCCGGTGCGCGGTGCCGGCGCGGTCCGCGCGGCGCGTGCCGAACGGGCCGACCGGGCCGAGCGCGAAGACCGCGCCGAGCGCGCCGAACGTGGCAGCAAGGGCAGAATCGTGCGCGTCTCGACACAGGGGGGCAAGGCCGAGCCGCGCAAGCGCATCACTGTGGAAGCCTCCCCGCGCCGCGGTACCAAGGCGGCGCCGACGGCCAAGGTGGCGCGCGAGGCCAAGGCGGCCCCGGTGAAGGCATCGGCCAAGTCCAGCGTCAAGGCCAGCAGCAAGGGCAGCAAGGCGCGCTGA
- a CDS encoding class I SAM-dependent methyltransferase: protein MLRWEAQQYDRTVADIFGYHAVQLGMPYVDTLRENRMPFSALALDPASGPHGPRAAHPDARQLLCRFDELPFDTQSVDLVTLPHILEFAEDPHEVLREVSRVLMPEGRVVVTCFNPMSLWGARQGMNRLGATPFLPTDAQQIGFVRIKDWLKLLGFDIIRGRFGCYCPPYRTERWLQRTAFMEKAGDRWWPIFGAVYMISAIKRVRNIRLVGPAWKAKPALAPVATPVATPTGTHGKTPGDDH from the coding sequence ATGCTGCGCTGGGAAGCGCAGCAGTACGACCGCACCGTGGCGGACATCTTCGGCTACCACGCCGTACAGCTGGGCATGCCGTACGTCGATACCCTGCGCGAGAACCGGATGCCGTTCTCGGCGCTGGCGCTGGATCCGGCCAGCGGGCCGCACGGGCCGCGCGCGGCACATCCGGACGCGCGCCAGCTGCTGTGCCGCTTCGACGAGCTGCCGTTCGACACGCAGAGCGTAGACCTGGTAACCCTGCCCCATATCCTGGAGTTTGCCGAAGACCCGCACGAAGTGCTGCGCGAAGTCTCGCGCGTGCTGATGCCCGAAGGGCGCGTGGTGGTCACCTGCTTCAACCCGATGAGCCTGTGGGGCGCGCGCCAGGGCATGAACCGGCTCGGCGCCACGCCCTTCCTGCCGACCGATGCGCAGCAGATCGGCTTCGTGCGCATCAAGGACTGGCTCAAGCTGCTCGGCTTCGATATCATCCGCGGCCGCTTCGGCTGCTACTGCCCGCCCTATCGCACCGAGCGCTGGCTGCAGCGCACCGCCTTCATGGAAAAGGCCGGCGACCGCTGGTGGCCGATCTTCGGCGCGGTCTATATGATCTCGGCGATCAAGCGCGTGCGCAACATACGACTGGTCGGCCCTGCGTGGAAAGCCAAGCCGGCGCTGGCACCGGTGGCAACGCCCGTGGCAACGCCCACCGGCACCCACGGCAAGACGCCCGGCGACGACCACTGA
- a CDS encoding SDR family NAD(P)-dependent oxidoreductase has product MTGSMATLAGRHALVTGGGRGIGAAIARRLLADGASVTLLGRDAGTLQATVQVLREQAPAGANVSFVTADIADAGSVARAFAAATEQAGPVSMLVNNAGQAHSAPFMKTDAALWQRMLDVNLTGTFLCTQAALPAMLEAGWGRIVNVASTAGLIGYGYVSAYCAAKHGVIGLTRALALETAAKGVTVNAVCPGYTETDIVRDAVANIVGKTGRSEDQARAELAARNPQRRLVQPEEVADAVAWLCQPSAGAITGQAIPVAGGEVMAG; this is encoded by the coding sequence ATGACGGGCAGCATGGCGACACTGGCCGGCAGGCACGCGCTGGTCACCGGCGGCGGGCGCGGCATCGGCGCAGCGATCGCGCGGCGGCTGCTGGCCGACGGCGCCAGCGTCACGCTGCTGGGGCGCGATGCCGGCACGCTGCAAGCGACGGTGCAAGTCCTGCGCGAGCAGGCACCGGCAGGCGCCAACGTTTCGTTCGTCACGGCCGATATCGCCGATGCCGGCAGCGTAGCGCGCGCCTTTGCCGCGGCCACGGAGCAGGCTGGTCCGGTATCGATGCTGGTCAACAACGCCGGGCAGGCGCACAGCGCCCCCTTCATGAAGACCGATGCCGCGCTGTGGCAGCGCATGCTCGACGTCAACCTGACCGGCACCTTCCTGTGCACGCAGGCCGCTCTGCCTGCGATGCTCGAAGCCGGCTGGGGCCGCATCGTCAACGTGGCCAGCACCGCCGGGTTGATCGGCTACGGCTACGTCAGCGCCTATTGCGCGGCCAAGCATGGCGTGATCGGACTGACGCGCGCGCTGGCGCTGGAGACCGCGGCCAAGGGCGTGACCGTCAACGCGGTTTGCCCGGGCTACACCGAGACCGATATCGTGCGCGACGCCGTCGCCAACATCGTCGGCAAGACCGGCCGCAGCGAGGACCAGGCGCGCGCCGAACTGGCCGCGCGCAACCCGCAGCGGCGACTGGTGCAACCCGAGGAGGTGGCCGACGCCGTGGCATGGCTGTGCCAGCCGTCCGCCGGCGCGATCACCGGGCAGGCGATCCCGGTGGCCGGCGGCGAAGTGATGGCGGGCTGA
- a CDS encoding propionate--CoA ligase: MTADAEETAMTASHAVHARSLADPQGFWAEQAARIDWETPFDQVLDNSHAPFTRWFVGGRTNLCHNAVDRHLAARASQPALHWVSTEVDQSRSYSYAELHDEVNRMAAILQGLGVQKGDRVLVYMPMIPQAAFAMLACARIGAIHSVVFGGFASVSLAARIDDARPRVVISADAGSRAGKVVPYKPLLDEAIRLSSHQPEKVLLVDRQLADMPRTEGRDEDYATWRDRVAGAQVPCAWLESSEPSYVLYTSGTTGKPKGVQRDTGGYAVALATSMEYIFCGKPGDTMFTASDIGWVVGHSYIVYGPLLAGMTTLMYEGTPIRPDGGILWRLVEQYRVNLMFSAPTAIRVLKKQDPAWLTRYDLSSLRLLFLAGEPLDEPTARWIQDGLGKPVVDNYWQTESGWPILAIQRGIEPLPPKLGSPGVPAYGYDLKIVDENTGEECPPNQKGVVAIDGPLPPGCMSTVWGDDDRFVRTYWEAVPNRLCYSTFDWGVRDEDGYVFILGRTDDVINVAGHRLGTREIEESLSSNAAVAEVAVVGVQDALKGQVAMAFCIARDPARTATPQERLALEGDLMKTVEQQLGAVARPARVLFVNALPKTRSGKLLRRAMQAVAEGRDPGDLTTIEDPGALEQIQAALKG, encoded by the coding sequence ATGACCGCAGACGCGGAGGAGACTGCCATGACGGCAAGCCATGCCGTGCATGCCCGTTCGCTGGCCGACCCGCAGGGGTTCTGGGCCGAACAGGCGGCACGCATCGATTGGGAAACTCCCTTCGATCAGGTGCTCGACAACAGCCACGCGCCGTTCACCCGCTGGTTCGTGGGCGGACGCACCAACCTGTGCCACAACGCGGTAGACCGCCACCTGGCGGCGCGCGCCAGCCAGCCCGCCTTGCACTGGGTTTCGACCGAAGTCGACCAGTCCCGCAGCTACTCCTATGCCGAGCTGCACGACGAGGTCAACCGCATGGCGGCGATCCTGCAGGGGCTCGGGGTGCAGAAGGGCGACCGCGTGCTGGTCTACATGCCGATGATCCCGCAGGCTGCGTTTGCGATGCTGGCGTGCGCGCGCATCGGCGCGATCCATTCGGTGGTGTTCGGCGGCTTTGCCTCGGTGAGCCTGGCGGCACGGATCGACGACGCCCGCCCGCGCGTGGTGATCAGCGCCGACGCCGGCTCGCGCGCCGGCAAGGTCGTGCCGTACAAGCCGCTGCTGGACGAGGCCATCCGGCTGTCGTCGCACCAGCCGGAGAAGGTGCTGCTGGTCGACCGCCAGCTGGCCGACATGCCGCGCACCGAAGGCCGCGATGAAGACTACGCCACCTGGCGCGACCGCGTGGCCGGCGCGCAGGTGCCGTGCGCATGGCTGGAGTCGAGCGAGCCGTCGTATGTGCTCTACACCTCCGGCACCACCGGCAAGCCCAAGGGCGTGCAGCGCGATACCGGTGGCTACGCGGTGGCGCTGGCCACGTCGATGGAATACATCTTCTGCGGCAAGCCGGGCGACACCATGTTCACGGCCTCGGATATCGGCTGGGTGGTCGGCCACAGCTATATCGTCTACGGGCCCCTGCTGGCCGGGATGACCACGCTGATGTACGAAGGCACGCCGATCCGCCCGGACGGCGGCATCCTGTGGCGGCTGGTCGAGCAATACCGGGTCAACCTGATGTTCAGCGCGCCCACCGCGATCCGCGTGCTGAAGAAGCAGGACCCGGCCTGGCTGACCCGCTACGACCTGTCCAGCCTGCGCCTGCTGTTCCTGGCCGGCGAGCCGCTGGACGAGCCCACCGCGCGCTGGATCCAGGACGGCCTGGGCAAGCCGGTGGTCGACAACTACTGGCAGACCGAGTCGGGCTGGCCGATCCTGGCGATCCAGCGCGGCATCGAGCCGCTGCCGCCCAAGCTGGGCTCGCCGGGCGTGCCGGCCTACGGCTACGACCTGAAGATCGTCGACGAGAACACCGGCGAGGAATGCCCGCCCAACCAGAAGGGCGTGGTCGCGATCGACGGGCCGCTGCCGCCCGGCTGCATGAGCACGGTGTGGGGCGACGATGACCGCTTCGTGCGCACCTACTGGGAGGCGGTGCCGAACCGGCTGTGCTATTCCACCTTTGACTGGGGCGTGCGCGACGAGGACGGCTATGTCTTTATCCTCGGCCGCACGGACGATGTGATCAATGTCGCCGGCCACCGGCTGGGCACGCGCGAGATCGAGGAAAGCCTGTCTTCGAACGCCGCCGTGGCCGAGGTGGCGGTGGTGGGCGTGCAGGATGCGCTCAAGGGCCAGGTGGCGATGGCGTTCTGCATCGCGCGCGATCCGGCCCGCACCGCAACGCCGCAGGAGCGGCTGGCGCTGGAAGGCGACCTGATGAAGACGGTGGAACAGCAACTCGGCGCCGTGGCGCGGCCGGCGCGGGTATTGTTTGTCAATGCGCTGCCCAAGACGCGTTCGGGCAAGCTGCTGCGGCGCGCCATGCAGGCTGTGGCGGAGGGCCGCGACCCGGGCGACCTGACCACCATCGAAGATCCGGGTGCGCTGGAGCAGATCCAGGCGGCGCTGAAGGGATGA
- the gloB gene encoding hydroxyacylglutathione hydrolase, with translation MLKVEPIPAFQDNYIWAIHDGHHAAVVDPGESAPVEEFLAQRGLALGAIVITHHHGDHQGGVAGLLAAHPSTPSGAPMPVLGPAGERIGGRTRALREGDEVTLAEPPVTLRVLDVPGHTAGHIAYVGDLGEAGRAVFCGDTLFASGCGRLFEGSPAQMLASLDKLAGLPGDTRVYCAHEYTRSNVRFARAVEPDNAALAAWEQRVDALRAADTPTLPTTIAHEREVNPFLRSREPSVRAAVSAHGGATDSDAKAFGALRRWKDNFR, from the coding sequence ATGTTGAAGGTTGAGCCGATCCCGGCGTTCCAGGATAACTATATCTGGGCCATTCACGATGGGCATCATGCCGCCGTGGTCGATCCCGGCGAGTCGGCGCCGGTGGAGGAATTTCTGGCGCAGCGGGGGCTGGCTCTGGGCGCTATTGTAATCACTCACCACCACGGCGATCACCAGGGCGGCGTTGCCGGCCTGCTGGCGGCACACCCGAGCACGCCATCGGGCGCGCCGATGCCGGTGCTCGGGCCCGCCGGCGAACGTATCGGCGGACGCACCCGGGCGCTGCGCGAAGGCGACGAGGTGACACTGGCCGAGCCCCCGGTGACGTTGCGGGTGCTGGACGTACCCGGGCATACCGCCGGCCATATCGCCTATGTGGGCGACCTGGGCGAAGCGGGCCGCGCCGTGTTCTGCGGCGACACGCTGTTCGCCAGCGGCTGCGGGCGCCTCTTCGAGGGCTCGCCGGCGCAGATGCTGGCGTCGCTGGACAAGCTGGCGGGCCTGCCGGGCGACACCCGCGTCTACTGCGCCCACGAGTACACGCGCAGCAACGTGCGCTTTGCCCGGGCGGTCGAGCCGGATAATGCCGCGCTGGCGGCGTGGGAGCAGCGCGTCGATGCGCTGCGTGCCGCGGACACGCCTACGTTGCCGACCACCATCGCCCACGAGCGCGAGGTCAACCCGTTCCTGCGCTCGCGCGAGCCGTCGGTACGCGCAGCGGTGTCGGCGCACGGCGGTGCCACCGACAGCGATGCCAAGGCATTTGGCGCGCTGCGCAGGTGGAAGGACAATTTCCGCTAA
- a CDS encoding bifunctional salicylyl-CoA 5-hydroxylase/oxidoreductase, translating into MRVLCIGGGPAGLYFGLLMKLQDPANEVIVVERNRPYDTFGWGVVFSDATMDNLKQADPVSADEINAAFNHWDDIDIHIGGRTIRSGGHGFIGIGRKRLLNILQARCEALGVRLVFENDVTDDQALAMQYQADLVIASDGLNSRIRTRYAETFQPDIDTRQCRFVWLGTHKLFDAFTFAFEKTEHGWFQAHAYRFDDNTSTFIVETPESVWRAAGIDEMSQEEGVAYCEKLFARYLDGNKLITNAAHLRGSAIWIRFPRVICRQWVHWNTLPDGRRVPVVLMGDAAHTAHFSIGSGTKLALEDAIDLAEEIRGSGHDGLPDALARYEATRGVEVLKIQNAARNSTEWFENVERYAGSLPPEQFAYSLLTRSQRISHENLRVRDADYVAQFEHWLAQQAGVPQQSLKLREHEPLPPMFTPFRLRGVTLKNRVVVSPMAMYSCTDGMPGDFHLVHLGSRALGGAGMVVAEMTCVSPDARITPGCPGLWNDEQRDAWKRVVDFVHANSDARIAMQIGHSGRKGSTQLGWEAMDHPLPQGNWPVMSASPLPYLPGESQTPREMTRDDMDRVRDDFVASARRAAEAGFDWLELHCAHGYLLSSFISPLTNTRNDEYGGSLAARLRYPLEVFEAVRAVWPQDKPMSVRISAHDWVEGGITPDDGVEIARAFKVAGADMIDCSSGQVSPDQAPVYGRMYQTPFADRIRNEAGIATIAVGAIFEADHVDSIIAAGRADLCAIARPHLANPAWTLQEAARIGYRDINWPKQYLAGKRQLETNLERAAAQEKQA; encoded by the coding sequence ATGCGAGTGCTTTGTATTGGCGGCGGCCCCGCCGGACTGTACTTCGGCCTGTTGATGAAACTGCAGGACCCGGCTAACGAAGTGATCGTGGTCGAGCGCAACCGGCCGTACGACACCTTCGGCTGGGGCGTGGTGTTCTCCGATGCCACCATGGACAACCTGAAGCAAGCCGATCCGGTGAGCGCCGACGAGATCAACGCCGCCTTCAACCACTGGGACGACATCGACATCCATATCGGCGGGCGCACCATCCGTTCCGGCGGCCATGGCTTTATCGGCATCGGCCGCAAGCGCCTGCTCAACATCCTGCAGGCGCGCTGCGAAGCGCTCGGCGTCAGGCTGGTGTTCGAGAACGATGTCACCGACGACCAGGCGCTGGCAATGCAATACCAGGCTGACCTGGTAATCGCCTCGGATGGCCTGAACAGCCGCATCCGCACCCGCTACGCCGAGACCTTCCAGCCCGACATCGATACGCGCCAGTGCCGCTTCGTCTGGCTGGGCACGCACAAGCTGTTCGACGCCTTCACCTTCGCCTTCGAGAAGACCGAGCACGGCTGGTTCCAGGCGCATGCCTACCGCTTCGACGACAACACCTCGACCTTTATCGTCGAAACACCGGAATCGGTCTGGCGCGCCGCCGGCATCGACGAGATGAGCCAGGAAGAGGGCGTGGCGTATTGCGAGAAGCTGTTTGCGCGTTACCTCGACGGCAACAAGCTGATTACCAACGCGGCGCACCTGCGCGGCTCGGCGATCTGGATCCGCTTCCCGCGCGTGATCTGCCGCCAGTGGGTGCATTGGAACACGCTGCCGGACGGTCGCCGCGTGCCCGTAGTGCTGATGGGCGATGCCGCGCACACGGCGCACTTCTCGATCGGTTCCGGCACCAAGCTGGCACTGGAAGATGCGATCGACCTGGCCGAAGAGATCCGCGGCAGCGGCCACGACGGCCTGCCTGATGCGCTGGCGCGCTATGAAGCCACGCGCGGCGTGGAAGTGCTGAAGATCCAGAATGCCGCGCGCAACTCGACCGAGTGGTTCGAGAACGTCGAGCGCTACGCCGGCAGCTTGCCGCCGGAGCAGTTCGCCTATTCGCTGCTGACGCGTTCGCAGCGCATCTCGCACGAGAACCTGCGCGTGCGCGACGCCGATTATGTGGCGCAATTCGAGCACTGGCTGGCGCAACAGGCCGGCGTGCCGCAGCAAAGCCTGAAGCTGCGCGAGCATGAGCCGTTGCCGCCGATGTTCACGCCGTTCCGGCTGCGCGGCGTCACGCTGAAGAACCGCGTGGTGGTGTCGCCGATGGCGATGTACTCCTGCACCGACGGCATGCCGGGCGACTTCCACCTGGTTCACCTCGGTTCGCGCGCGCTGGGCGGCGCCGGCATGGTGGTGGCGGAAATGACCTGCGTGTCGCCCGATGCGCGCATCACGCCGGGCTGCCCGGGCTTGTGGAACGATGAGCAGCGCGACGCATGGAAGCGCGTCGTCGATTTCGTCCATGCCAACAGCGATGCGCGCATCGCCATGCAGATCGGCCACTCGGGCCGCAAGGGGTCGACGCAACTTGGCTGGGAAGCGATGGACCATCCGCTGCCGCAGGGCAACTGGCCGGTGATGTCGGCCTCGCCGCTGCCGTACCTGCCCGGCGAGTCGCAGACCCCGCGCGAGATGACGCGGGACGACATGGACCGCGTGCGCGACGACTTCGTGGCCAGCGCGCGGCGCGCGGCCGAAGCGGGCTTCGACTGGCTCGAGCTGCACTGCGCCCACGGCTACCTGCTGTCGAGCTTTATCTCGCCGCTGACCAATACGCGCAACGACGAATACGGCGGCTCGCTCGCGGCGCGGCTGCGCTATCCGCTGGAGGTGTTCGAGGCCGTGCGCGCGGTATGGCCGCAGGACAAGCCGATGTCGGTGCGCATCTCGGCGCACGACTGGGTCGAAGGCGGCATCACGCCCGACGACGGCGTCGAAATCGCCCGCGCCTTCAAGGTCGCCGGCGCCGACATGATCGATTGCTCGTCGGGGCAGGTCAGCCCGGACCAGGCGCCGGTCTATGGCCGCATGTACCAGACCCCGTTCGCCGATCGCATCCGCAACGAGGCGGGCATCGCCACCATCGCCGTGGGCGCGATCTTCGAGGCCGATCATGTCGACTCGATCATCGCCGCGGGCCGCGCCGACCTGTGCGCGATCGCGCGGCCGCACCTGGCCAACCCGGCGTGGACGCTGCAGGAAGCCGCGCGCATCGGCTACCGCGACATCAACTGGCCCAAGCAGTACCTGGCGGGCAAGCGGCAACTGGAAACCAATCTCGAACGCGCCGCGGCGCAGGAGAAGCAGGCATGA
- a CDS encoding acyl-CoA dehydrogenase family protein → MSDKTYLDLPLFDDAHRTLERELDAWCAQHLHVDHGDADAACRALVRQLGEAGWLRYCVPATHGGALPALDSRSLCLLRETLARHDGLADFAFAMQGLGSGAISIAGSEALRAQYLPRVARGEAIAAFALSEPEAGSDVAAMQCSARLSEDGKHYVIDGTKTWISNGGIADFYCVFVRTGEAPGARGISAFVVDADTPGLTIAERIDVIAPHPLATLRFDNCRVPVGNRLGEAGQGFKVAMMTLDIFRASVAAAALGFGRAALDDALARACERPMFGGVLADLQLTQAAIGDMATAIDAAALLTYRAAWLRDVRKERTTREAAMAKMVATENAQQVIDRAVQMFGGLGVKVGTRVESLYREIRSLRIYEGATEVQKLIIARETLAGRKA, encoded by the coding sequence ATGTCAGACAAGACCTATCTCGACCTGCCGCTGTTCGACGACGCGCACCGCACGCTGGAGCGCGAGCTTGACGCCTGGTGCGCGCAGCACCTGCATGTCGACCACGGCGATGCCGATGCCGCCTGCCGCGCCCTGGTGCGCCAGCTCGGCGAAGCGGGCTGGCTGCGCTATTGCGTGCCGGCCACGCACGGTGGCGCGTTGCCCGCGCTCGACTCACGCTCGCTGTGCCTGCTGCGCGAGACGCTGGCGCGCCATGACGGCCTGGCCGACTTTGCCTTCGCGATGCAGGGGCTGGGCTCGGGCGCGATCTCGATTGCCGGCAGCGAAGCGTTGCGCGCGCAATACCTGCCGCGCGTGGCGCGCGGCGAAGCGATCGCCGCCTTTGCCCTGTCCGAGCCCGAGGCCGGTTCCGATGTCGCGGCGATGCAATGCAGCGCGCGGCTGTCGGAAGACGGCAAGCACTATGTGATCGACGGCACCAAGACCTGGATCTCCAATGGCGGCATCGCGGACTTTTATTGCGTGTTCGTGCGCACCGGCGAAGCGCCGGGCGCGCGCGGCATCTCGGCCTTCGTGGTCGATGCCGACACGCCGGGCCTGACCATCGCCGAGCGCATCGACGTGATCGCGCCGCACCCGCTTGCCACGCTGCGCTTCGACAACTGCCGCGTGCCGGTCGGCAACCGGCTGGGCGAGGCGGGGCAGGGCTTCAAGGTGGCGATGATGACGCTCGACATCTTCCGCGCCTCGGTGGCGGCGGCTGCATTGGGCTTCGGGCGCGCCGCGCTGGACGATGCGCTGGCGCGTGCCTGCGAGCGGCCGATGTTCGGCGGCGTGCTGGCCGACCTGCAACTGACGCAGGCCGCCATCGGCGACATGGCAACGGCCATCGACGCGGCCGCGCTGCTGACCTATCGCGCGGCCTGGCTGCGCGACGTCAGGAAAGAGCGCACCACGCGCGAAGCGGCGATGGCCAAGATGGTCGCGACCGAGAACGCGCAGCAGGTCATCGACCGCGCGGTGCAGATGTTCGGCGGCCTCGGCGTCAAGGTCGGCACGCGCGTGGAAAGCCTGTACCGCGAGATCCGCTCGCTGCGCATCTATGAAGGCGCCACCGAGGTGCAGAAGCTGATCATCGCCCGCGAAACACTGGCCGGCCGGAAGGCCTGA
- the rnhA gene encoding ribonuclease HI — protein sequence MQEVTIYSDGACKGNPGRGGWGAVLVAGTNEKELFGGEPNTTNNRMEMTAVIEALRALKRPCTVRVYTDSQYVQKGISEWLPGWKARGWKTADKKPVKNADLWQELDALTQGHQISWHWVRGHNGHPGNERADALANRGVESIGR from the coding sequence ATGCAAGAAGTCACGATCTACTCCGACGGCGCCTGCAAAGGCAATCCCGGCCGCGGCGGCTGGGGTGCGGTGCTCGTCGCCGGCACCAATGAAAAAGAACTGTTCGGCGGCGAGCCCAACACCACCAACAACCGCATGGAGATGACCGCGGTGATCGAAGCGCTGCGCGCGCTCAAGCGGCCCTGCACCGTGCGGGTCTACACCGACTCGCAATATGTCCAGAAAGGCATCAGCGAATGGCTGCCCGGCTGGAAAGCCCGCGGCTGGAAGACCGCCGACAAGAAGCCGGTGAAGAACGCCGACCTGTGGCAGGAACTCGACGCGCTGACCCAGGGACACCAGATCTCGTGGCACTGGGTGCGCGGCCACAACGGTCATCCCGGCAACGAGCGCGCCGATGCGCTGGCCAACCGCGGCGTCGAATCGATCGGCCGCTGA